The DNA segment CGCTTCGCGTACTCGACGAAGACGTCGAAGTAACGATCCCCGTCGAAGGCGCCGAGATCGGGGAGATCGACCTCACCCTCCGAGAGGCCGCGGTCGCGCGCGGCGGCGACGAGCGCCTCGTAGGGGAACGGCCGCTGCGGGTACCGGTAGAGGTAACGCAGGTAGCTGGAGGTCGGCGTCGCGTCTTCGTAGTAGTAGATCTCCTTGACGTCCTCGCCGTGGTTGCCCTCCGGCCCGGTCAGGCCGAAGGCCCGCTCCTTCAGGATCGGATCCCGCTCGTTCCAGACGGCGACGGCGAGACACAAGATCTGGTGTCGGTCGCAGATGCCGCCGAGCCCGTCCTCGTTCCAGCGATAGGCGCGGCTCCGGGCATGGTCGTGAGGGAAGTGCGCCCACGCGTCCCCGTTCGCGCTGTAGTCCTCGCGCACCGTCCCCCAGGCCCGCTCGGAGAGGTAGGGGCCCCAGTGCTTCCAGCGCAGGAGGCGCTCGCGCTCTTCCTCGAGGCGGCGGTGCTCAGCGGTCGGCGCAGCGCGGACGGTCCTCGTCATGCGCGCCACGCTAGGCGACGAAGGCCGAGGCGTCGAGCCCGCGGCCGGCGCGCGGTGAGCTGGAGCGCTGGAGCGCTGGAGCGGGCGCTACTCGGTGCGCTTGATGATGTGGAAGCCGAACGGCGTCTCGACGATCTCGCTCACCTCGCCGATCTTCAACGCGAAGGCGGCGTCGGAGAAGCCCTTCACCATCATGCCGCGCTCGAACACCCCGAGATCCCCGCCGCGCTCGGCGGCGCCCGGCTCGTCGCTGTACTCCGCGACCACCTCCTCGAAGCTCGCCCCGCCGCGGATCTTGAGGAGCGCCTCCTGCGCGCGCGCGTGCGCCTCGGCGCGCGTACGGCGGAGGCCCTCGGGCTTGCTCTTCGAGCCCTCGTGCATGACGAGGAGATGCCGCGCGCCGATCTGCTTGGGCTGACTCGCGATCACGGCGCGCTCCCGCTCGATCGCGGCGTCCTCCTCGGCTGCCCGGATCGGCGCGGAGACCGCGAGGCCGCCGCCGACCCAGGAGGGCGAGGTGGCGAGCGTCCCGCAGGCGGTCGCGCAGAGGAGCGCGAGGGGAGAGCACGCCGAGAGCGCGTGGACCAGCACGGCGCGGAGAGGAGGGCTACGCATCGGCGCGGAGACTGCCGCGGGAGGGGTGCGCCCGCAACCCTCGCGTCCGCGCGCGTCGCTCAGCGGAGCACCATCACCGGGACGAAGGCCCACCCGCCGGCGGCCACGCTCACCCGGGCGCGCCGCGACTCGCCGCGGACGCCGACG comes from the Sorangium aterium genome and includes:
- a CDS encoding peptidylprolyl isomerase, giving the protein MRSPPLRAVLVHALSACSPLALLCATACGTLATSPSWVGGGLAVSAPIRAAEEDAAIERERAVIASQPKQIGARHLLVMHEGSKSKPEGLRRTRAEAHARAQEALLKIRGGASFEEVVAEYSDEPGAAERGGDLGVFERGMMVKGFSDAAFALKIGEVSEIVETPFGFHIIKRTE